One segment of Pseudomonas asgharzadehiana DNA contains the following:
- a CDS encoding RES family NAD+ phosphorylase, whose protein sequence is MDVVPEALMGAPPALPVGWQANEPTSQSVGNRWLDEGVELLLPVPSALLPHATNYLINAAHPQAQTHLSEMLEPFWFDKCYLR, encoded by the coding sequence ATGGATGTGGTGCCGGAGGCGTTGATGGGCGCACCGCCGGCGTTGCCGGTGGGCTGGCAGGCCAATGAACCGACTTCGCAGTCGGTCGGCAACCGTTGGTTGGATGAGGGCGTGGAGTTGCTCCTGCCAGTGCCGTCTGCGTTGCTGCCGCACGCGACTAACTATCTGATCAATGCCGCTCATCCACAGGCGCAGACACACCTGAGCGAGATGCTAGAGCCGTTCTGGTTCGATAAGTGTTATCTGCGCTGA